A single Anopheles arabiensis isolate DONGOLA chromosome 2, AaraD3, whole genome shotgun sequence DNA region contains:
- the LOC120897833 gene encoding mpv17-like protein 2: MIALAKWFRTATKTAFSKKYLLLTNVAISVSLSGVGDIIEQHYEIYSGELAAWDRRRTRFMSISGMTVGVFCHGWYNFMDRRFPGRTIGLVLKKVLIDQTVASPIVIFLFFATLAVLKRSSWEEMRGEIRDKFIRLYTAEWVVWPPAQIVNFYFLPTKYRVLYDNTISLGYDVYTSYVINDESGTTAATNAQKD, encoded by the coding sequence ATGATTGCGCTCGCGAAGTGGTTCCGGACAGCGACCAAGACAGCATTCAGCAAGAAGTACCTACTGCTCACGAATGTCGCGATATCGGTCAGCCTCTCCGGGGTGGGTGATATAATCGAGCAGCACTATGAGATCTACAGCGGCGAGCTGGCGGCGTGGGACCGCCGACGGACCCGCTTCATGTCCATCTCCGGCATGACGGTCGGTGTGTTCTGCCACGGGTGGTACAACTTCATGGATCGCCGGTTCCCCGGCCGCACGATTGGGCTGGTCCTGAAGAAGGTGCTGATCGATCAAACGGTCGCTTCGCCGATTGTGATATTCCTGTTCTTCGCCACGCTGGCAGTGCTGAAGCGCTCCTCGTGGGAGGAAATGCGCGGCGAGATACGGGACAAGTTCATCCGCCTGTACACGGCCGAGTGGGTCGTATGGCCGCCGGCCCAAATCGTCAACTTTTACTTCCTGCCGACGAAGTATCGCGTGCTGTACGATAACACCATCTCCCTCGGGTACGACGTGTACACGAGCTACGTTATTAATGACGAGAGTGGCACCACCGCCGCAACCAACGCACAGAAGGACTAA
- the LOC120897826 gene encoding DNApol-eta yields the protein MSTKTTINIKNKFDRVVVLVDMDCFYCQVEEKLNPAIRGKPIAVVQYNPWQGGGIIAVNYPARAEGVTRHMRGDEAKQHCPEIELPQVPQVRGKADLTRYREAGKEVADVLKSFTPLLERASIDEAYLDITERVLTRIHEMNEGKFQLRPEKLANTFAVGYENIGEFITKLSNTFDPAGGTAESNSQERLEYKKSDIKLLVGASIVNEIRAAVKERTGFECSAGIAHNKILAKLTAGFHKPNKQTILPINSIPKLYETLPLKKVKGLGGKLGDQVCEVLKIKFMSELVQFPESVLQQHFEQRMGSWMYLMARGIDLEAVTAKFHSKSIGCCKRFPGKNAITGLATLHHWLNELASEVTERLEKDLDENNRTAKQLTVSYSQQIDNVDVSSTRSIALVAYDAERIAADALDAIKRNTERFFASNSTTALHNPIKFLGISAGKFEPNGAGKGGGIKQMFQSYSSKAANADEQPRETERRKSVSGETPDVVTELPKGAGTSKEEQQPIEKGNDASNGEPSKLKGRIQHFLQRQSALAPGSTGKSEETGSEAKTASASSYSEDVNQPESKPKKGIAQFLQPKSAINKESSLGSGDLSKSPSTVESIEPAAKPKKVIEQFLKPKSEVQKETDTENEQEKEENTNDEVEPAPYLDDTVELAVPEQEENQTPESGMERDVQISAPATIHESEDPPEEKPSTSKASFVERSNARTDAKPDYKETYAEYSFQVPEPTLECPQCKKPIPEHEFQSHQDFHFALSLSQQQRDEFRNDLKTKMTSKSPLPAKRPSKAVVSAGSSSGGNSAPSANLSIARFLSKVSPESVRSSSAEVVTGSNSKADEVPENHTKCSDCGKFIPLDSLDQHNDYHVAKRLQQELNRLEVVVPSQSTSKPALVVVASGASSSTKRKRPANSSDKVTSPVKQKLKPLSSYFTKL from the exons atgagcacTAAAACGactataaatattaaaaacaagtTCGACCGGGTGGTAGTGCTG GTCGATATGGATTGTTTCTACTGCCAGGTGGAGGAAAAGCTGAATCCTGCCATCAGGGGAAAACCGATAGCGGTGGTACAGTACAACCCCTGGCAGGGTGGAGG CATCATCGCTGTGAACTATCCCGCCAGAGCGGAGGGAGTCACTCGCCACATGCGCGGAGATGAAGCGAAGCAGCACTGTCCCGAAATTGAACTGCCACAGGTGCCGCAGGTTCGTGGCAAGGCAGATCTGACGCGGTACCGTGAAGCGGGCAAAGAGGTCGCGGATGTGCTGAAAAGCTTCACGCCACTGCTCGAGCGGGCCAGTATCGATGAGGCGTACCTCGACATAACGGAGCGCGTGCTGACGCGGATACACGAGATGAACGAGGGCAAATTTCAGCTGCGGCCGGAGAAGCTCGCCAACACGTTTGCGGTCGGGTACGAAAACATTGGCGAATTCATCACGAAGCTCTCGAACACGTTCGATCCGGCGGGCGGCACGGCGGAGAGCAATTCGCAGGAACGGTTGGAGTACAAGAAGAGCGACATCAAGCTGCTGGTCGGGGCGTCGATTGTGAACGAGATACGGGCGGCGGTGAAGGAGCGGACGGGCTTCGAATGTTCGGCCGGCATTGCGCACAACAAAATCCTCGCCAAGCTGACGGCCGGCTTCCACAAGCCGAACAAGCAAACGATCCTGCCGATCAACAGCATCCCGAAGCTGTACGAAACGCTGCCGCTGAAGAAGGTGAAGGGGTTGGGCGGCAAGCTGGGCGATCAGGTGTGTGAGGTGCTGAAGATCAAGTTCATGTCGGAGCTGGTACAGTTTCCCGAGagcgtgctgcagcagcacttCGAGCAGCGGATGGGCAGCTGGATGTACCTGATGGCACGCGGCATCGATCTGGAGGCAGTGACGGCCAAGTTTCACTCGAAAAGCATCGGTTGCTGTAAGCGGTTCCCAGGGAAGAATGCAATCACCGGGCTGGCCACGCTCCACCACTGGCTGAACGAGCTGGCCTCGGAAGTGACGGAGCGGCTGGAGAAGGATCTGGACGAAAACAATCGCACGGCGAAGCAGCTAACGGTGAGCTACAGTCAGCAGATCGATAATGTGGACGTGTCCAGCACGAGAAGCATTGCTTTGGTTGCGTACGATGCGGAGCGCATTGCGGCCGACGCGCTGGATGCAATCAAGCGCAACACGGAGCGGTTCTTCGCGTCCAACTCAACGACGGCACTGCACAATCCCATCAAATTTTTGGGCATTAGTGCGGGAAAGTTTGAACCGAACGGGGCGGGTAAAGGTGGAGGCATTAAGCAAATGTTTCAGAGCTACTCATCGAAGGCGGCCAACGCGGATGAACAGCCGCGCGAGACGGAACGTCGTAAAAGTGTGTCGGGGGAAACACCGGATGTCGTCACTGAGTTACCGAAGGGAGCAGGAACTTCTAAAGAAGAGCAGCAACCTATAGAAAAAGGGAACGATGCATCAAATGGGGAGCCGAGCAAACTGAAAGGGCGTATACAGCATTTCCTGCAGCGTCAGTCTGCTTTAGCACCCGGCTCTACCGGTAAGAGTGAAGAAACAGGGAGTGAAGCGAAGACGGCAAGTGCATCTAGCTATTCGGAAGACGTGAATCAGCCAGAAAGTAAACCGAAGAAAGGTATTGCACAGTTCCTGCAACCGAAAAGTGCCATCAACAAAGAGTCTTCCCTTGGAAGTGGAGATTTAAGCAAATCTCCTTCTACTGtagagtcgatagagccagcAGCTAAACCGAAGAAAGTTATTGAACAGTTCCTGAAGCCAAAAAGTGAAGTCCAGAAAGAAACGGACACTGAAAATGAGCAAGAGAAAGAGGAGAATACTAATGATGAAGTTGAACCCGCTCCTTATCTGGATGATACTGTGGAGCTAGCGGTACCAGAACAGGAAGAGAATCAAACACCAGAGTCGGGAATGGAGCGTGATGTTCAGATATCTGCACCTGCCACCATACATGAATCGGAAGACCCGCCAGAAGAGAAACCATCCACTTCCAAGGCATCGTTCGTGGAGCGAAGCAATGCGAGGACCGATGCGAAGCCAGATTACAAAGAAACGTATGCAGAGTACAGTTTCCAGGTCCCGGAACCAACCCTGGAATGTCCACAGTGTAAAAAACCGATTCCCGAACATGAATTTCAATCACACCAGGACTTTCACTTTGCGCTCTCGCTAAGCCAGCAGCAGAGAGATGAGTTCCGgaatgatttaaaaacaaaaatgacctCCAAATCGCCACTTCCCGCCAAACGACCATCCAAGGCAGTTGTGTCCGCAGGGTCAAGTTCCGGAGGCAATAGCGCACCGTCGGCAAACTTGTCAATCGCTCGATTTCTGTCGAAAGTTTCTCCCGAATCTGTACGCTCCAGCAGCGCAGAAGTGGTCACCGGCAGCAACAGTAAAGCGGACGAGGTACCTGAAAACCACACCAAATGCTCTGACTGTGGTAAGTTCATTCCGCTCGATTCTCTGGACCAGCACAATGATTATCATGTAGCGAAGCGGTTGCAGCAGGAACTGAACCGTCTCGAGGTGGTGGTCCCTTCACAATCCACAAGTAAACCAGCATTAGTCGTGGTGGCCAGTGGAGCCAGTTCCAGCACGAAACGAAAGCGACCAGCCAATTCAAGCGATAAGGTAACGTCACCGGTCAAGCAAAAGCTAAAACCGCTGTCGTCTTACTTTACCAAGTTGTAA
- the LOC120897830 gene encoding uncharacterized protein LOC120897830: METEPATVQPPSVGDDGVVPPLYEDRTKGLRKERLSFRFTSMEKPSELSRCLVTISDVSNVEAHESSYLGGGSSEELWITMGTALTPVDYYVELLLQQMLTNEQSKCTISSAKRGDVTFTMKLVRIEGQKYYYELTVPETLALAKQYKENGVKMFSKYPLFAHAYFNQAAKCLLSWSPIDQLDPAIEGAGTIEEMQSLLETLYLNIAACLIKQNRFDEVLHVLRYTDQQEHPSPKATYRKALAQFKVKRFTEALATLERIDYASSKECVALHAQIIQTRQQEDSKYSSMVKKMFA; this comes from the coding sequence ATGGAAACGGAGCCGGCAACAGTGCAGCCACCATCTGTTGGAGATGACGGTGTAGTGCCCCCGCTGTACGAGGATCGCACCAAGGGGCTGCGGAAGGAACGGCTTTCATTTCGCTTTACCTCAATGGAGAAACCATCCGAGCTGAGCCGTTGCCTGGTAACGATAAGCGACGTGAGCAATGTTGAAGCACACGAGTCATCCTACCTTGGCGGAGGATCCAGCGAAGAACTTTGGATCACCATGGGAACTGCCCTGACACCGGTGGATTACTATGTGGAGCTTctgctgcagcaaatgttAACGAACGAGCAAAGCAAATGTACGATCAGCAGTGCCAAACGCGGTGACGTCACGTTCACCATGAAGCTGGTGCGCATCGAGGGACAAAAATATTACTACGAGCTCACCGTCCCCGAAACGCTCGCGCTGGCCAAACAGTACAAAGAGAATGGCGTGAAAATGTTCTCCAAATACCCGTTGTTTGCGCACGCCTACTTCAACCAGGCGGCCAAGTGTTTGCTGTCCTGGTCACCGATCGATCAGCTCGACCCGGCCATCGAAGGAGCCGGTACGATCGAGGAAATGCAGTCCCTACTCGAAACGCTGTACCTTAACATTGCGGCATGCCTGATCAAGCAGAACCGCTTCGACGAAGTGCTGCACGTGCTTCGCTACACCGATCAGCAGGAACATCCCTCCCCGAAGGCAACATATCGGAAGGCGTTGGCACAGTTTAAGGTGAAACGGTTTACCGAAGCGCTCGCCACACTCGAGCGGATCGATTACGCCAGCAGCAAGGAGTGTGTCGCGTTGCACGCGCAGATCATTCAAACGCGCCAGCAAGAGGACAGCAAATACAGCTCAATGGTAAAGAAAATGTTCGCTTAA
- the LOC120897829 gene encoding tRNA (guanine-N(7)-)-methyltransferase non-catalytic subunit wuho: MYDLKIYSSYIVAAIKDKIVFFSTDGAVLHTITVEQKAPAKETDAGNEPNGNQTQPTPANVVTFEYCPTAKLLAVSLSDKTWRRYQLREEDGGKLCSAPLGEDITTARTIVSMKFVPKHGVLFGTDKSDCFEFGALDKTSEPQPKWILGHMSQILALAVSDDERFIVTSDRDEKIKISSYPDCHNIECFCLGHTEYVGGIEIIPSGKLISVSGDRTLRLWDVTEGKELSKLSLKEPALDFTVQKVPEGSGMLCAVRSYVQNMVEVALVSYDKPDASDLYDPLTIDESLIILNAGLSASLRLMLLTMEKESKRVRMLVYEFCAEKRAFKACDDHPFVKNFEDQFKDVTIEQVRDYSTLFKHTIDNLTEYFERKKIKMESKKSK, encoded by the exons ATGTATGATTTAAAAATCTATTCCTCCTACATTGTCGCCGCCATCAAGGATAAGATAGTGTTCTTTTCCACGGATGGAGCTGTGCTGCACACGATCACCGTCGAGCAGAAAGCGCCTGCTAAGGAAACGGATGCCGGTAACGAACCGAACGGGAATCAAACACAACCAACCCCGGCCAACGTTGTAACGTTCGAGTATTGTCCAACTGCGAAGTTGTTGGCCGTTTCTCTGAGCGATAAGACGTGGCGACGCTACCAATTACGGGAAGAAGATGGAGGGAAGCTATGTTCGGCCCCATTGGGCGAGGACATTACCACGGCGAGGACGATCGTGAGCATGAAGTTCGTCCCAAAGCATGGCGTTCTGTTCGGCACGGACAAGAGCGATTGTTTCGAGTTTGGTGCGTTGGACAAAACGTCGGAACCGCAACCGAAATGGATTCTGGGACACATGAGTCAAATATTGGCGCTTGCCGTAAGCGATGATGAGCG GTTTATTGTCACGAGCGATCGTGATGAGAAAATTAAGATCAGCTCGTACCCCGACTGCCACAATATAGAATGTTTCTGTCTGGGGCACACGGAGTACGTGGGAGGAATTGAGATCATTCCCAGCGGGAAGCTGATCTCGGTATCGGGCGATCGTACACTTCGCCTATGGGACGTCACCGAAGGAAAGGAACTTAGTAAACTATCGTTAAAGGAACCCGCTCTCGATTTTACGGTCCAAAAAGTTCCCGAAGGCAGTGGAATGCTTTGCGCAGTGCGAAGCTACGTGCAGAACATGGTCGAGGTGGCTCTAGTGTCGTACGATAAGCCTGACGCCAGCGATCTTTACGATCCACTAACGATTGATGAAAGTTTAATCATACTGAATGCGGGTTTAAGTGCCTCGCTGCGATTGATGCTGTTGACGATGGAGAAGGAGAGCAAGCGCGTCCGAATGTTGGTTTATGAGTTTTGCGCTGAAAAGCGAGCATTTAAGGCGTGCGATGATCATCCTTTCGTTAAGAACTTTGAGGATCAATTCAAGGATGTGACGATTGAGCAGGTAAGAGATTACTCCACCCTGTTCAAGCACACGATCGACAATCTAACGGAATACTTTGAGCGGAAGAAGATAAAAATGGAATCGAAAAAGTCGAAATAA
- the LOC120897828 gene encoding 26S proteasome regulatory subunit 10B codes for MTVADASREKALEDYRKKLLEHKEVESRLKEVRETLKELTKQFDKSENDLKALQSVGQIVGEVLKQLTEDKFIVKATNGPRYVVGCRRQLDKTKLKSGTRVALDMTTLTIMRYLPREVDPLVYNMSHEDPGEVTYSAIGGLSEQIRELREVIELPLLNPELFLRVGITPPKGCLLYGPPGTGKTLLARAVASQLDANFLKVVSSAIVDKYIGESARLIREMFNYARDHQPCIIFMDEIDAIGGRRFSEGTSADREIQRTLMELLNQMDGFDSLGQVKMIMATNRPDTLDPALLRPGRLDRKIEIPLPNEQARLEILKIHAAPIAKHGDIDYEAVVKLSDNFNGADLRNVCTEAGLFAIRAEREYVIQEDFMKAVRKVADNKRLESKLDYKPV; via the exons ATGACTGTGGCGGACGCGTCCCGTGAGAAAGCGCTGGAGGATTACCGGAAGAAACTGCTGGAGCACAAAGAGGTCGAATCTCGGCTGAAGGAAG TTCGAGAAACGCTGAAGGAGCTCACGAAACAGTTCGACAAATCGGAAAACGATTTGAAGGCTTTGCAAAGCGTTGGCCAGATTGTCGGCGAAGTGCTGAAGCAGCTGACGGAGGATAAAT TCATCGTAAAGGCAACCAACGGCCCAAGATACGTGGTGGGATGTCGTCGACAGCTGGACAAAACTAAGCTCAAATCCGGCACCCGAGTAGCACTGGACATGACCACACTGACGATTATGCGTTACCTGCCGCGAGAGGTCGATCCGCTGGTGTACAACATGTCGCACGAAGATCCGGGCGAGGTTACCTACTCGGCCATCGGCGGTCTGTCGGAGCAAATTCGCGAACTGCGTGAAGTCATTGAGCTGCCGCTGCTGAATCCGGAACTGTTCCTGCGCGTCGGTATTACGCCCCCGAAGGGCTGTCTGCTGTACGGACCGCCCGGCACCGGTAAAACGCTGCTGGCCCGTGCTGTCGCTTCCCAGCTCGACGCTAACTTCCTGAAGGTCGTGTCGTCGGCCATCGTCGACAAGTACATCGGTGAGTCGGCCCGTCTCATCCGGGAGATGTTCAACTACGCCCGCGATCACCAGCCGTGCATTATCTTCATGGACGAAATCGACGCCATCGGTGGGCGCCGTTTCTCCGAGGGTACGTCCGCCGATCGTGAGATCCAGCGTACGCTCATGGAGCTGCTCAACCAGATGGACGGGTTCGATTCGCTCGGACAGGTGAAAATGATCATGGCCACCAACCGTCCCGACACGCTCGATCCGGCCCTGTTGCGTCCGGGTCGTTTGGATAGGAAGATCGAAATTCCGCTGCCGAACGAGCAGGCACGGCTGgagattttgaaaattcacGCCGCCCCGATCGCCAAACACGGTGACATCGATTACGAGGCGGTGGTCAAACTGTCGGACAACTTTAACGGTGCCGATCTGCGCAACGTCTGTACCGAGGCCGGACTGTTTGCGATCCGTGCGGAGCGCGAGTACGTCATACAGGAAGATTTTATGAAGGCCGTCCGCAAGGTGGCCGACAACAAACGACTGGAAAGCAAGCTGGACTACAAACCGGTATAA
- the LOC120897834 gene encoding 60S ribosomal protein L35: MVKVKCSELRTKDKKELTKQLEDLKKELLNLRVAKVTGGAPSKLSKIRVVRKAIARVYIVMNTKTKENLRKLYKGKKYVPLDLRPKKTRAMRKALSYRDARRLTLKEQRKRAKFPRRRYAVKA, encoded by the coding sequence ATGGTGAAAGTAAAGTGTTCCGAGCTTCGCACGAAGGACAAGAAGGAGCTGACCAAGCAGCTGGAGGACCTGAAGAAGGAGCTGCTGAATCTGCGCGTGGCTAAGGTCACCGGCGGTGCTCCGTCGAAGCTGTCCAAGATCCGTGTCGTCCGCAAGGCGATCGCACGCGTGTACATTGTGATGAACACGAAGACGAAGGAGAACCTCCGCAAGCTGTACAAGGGCAAGAAGTACGTGCCGCTGGATCTGCGCCCGAAGAAGACCCGCGCGATGCGCAAGGCCCTGTCCTACCGTGACGCCAGGAGACTGACGCTGAAGGAGCAGCGTAAACGCGCGAAGTTCCCCCGCCGCCGATACGCCGTCAAGGCCTAA